From a single Vicugna pacos chromosome 4, VicPac4, whole genome shotgun sequence genomic region:
- the LOC102545300 gene encoding protein CutA homolog isoform X3 produces MAKAVLDKKLAASVNILPKASSLYFWNGEIEEATEILLLIKTKTSKVHTLSSYIRLMHPFEIPEIFSLPIDRGDAHYLKWLEESMKEE; encoded by the exons GGCTGTCCTGGATAAGAAGCTGGCTGCATCTGTGAACATCCTGCCTAAGGCATCCTCACT GTACTTTTGGAATGGAGAAATAGAAGAGGCCACTGAGATCCTGTTG CTAATAAAGACGAAGACTTCCAAGGTCCATACGCTGTCCAGCTACATCAG GTTGATGCATCCTTTTGAAATCCCAGAGATCTTCAGTCTTCCCATAGACCGAGGAGATGCACACTATTTAAAGTGGCTGGAGGAGAGCATGAAGGAGGAATGA
- the LOC102545300 gene encoding divalent-cation tolerance protein CutA-like isoform X1 yields MCLSLQSGFTHLLELPKGIRAVVIPDSCGALNRALFSLELWGRESGSVLLAAAKRRKERAVLDKKLAASVNILPKASSLYFWNGEIEEATEILLLIKTKTSKVHTLSSYIRLMHPFEIPEIFSLPIDRGDAHYLKWLEESMKEE; encoded by the exons ATGTGCCTCTCCTTACAGTCAGGGTTTACTCATCTCCTGGAACTTCCCAAGGGAATAAGGGCGGTGGTAATACCAGATTCATGTGGAGCCTTAAATAGAGCCCTGTTCAGCCTGGAACTCTGGGGAAGAGAAAGTGGGTCAGTTCTCTTGGCAGCAGCTAAGAGGAGGAAGGAACG GGCTGTCCTGGATAAGAAGCTGGCTGCATCTGTGAACATCCTGCCTAAGGCATCCTCACT GTACTTTTGGAATGGAGAAATAGAAGAGGCCACTGAGATCCTGTTG CTAATAAAGACGAAGACTTCCAAGGTCCATACGCTGTCCAGCTACATCAG GTTGATGCATCCTTTTGAAATCCCAGAGATCTTCAGTCTTCCCATAGACCGAGGAGATGCACACTATTTAAAGTGGCTGGAGGAGAGCATGAAGGAGGAATGA